From one Bacteroides eggerthii genomic stretch:
- the yaaA gene encoding peroxide stress protein YaaA, whose translation MLTFISCAKTMASRCSLDVPEMTVPHFEAEAVRNVLEMSQMPVAELEKILRVNAKIAAENRLRFHDFCSEDNRPMPAIGAYTGAVFKRILPKDFTADDFRYAQEHLRITSFLYGLLRPLDGIKPYRLEGDVCLPEKGGVSMFDYWKPLLTDCFIAEIKRQGGVLVNLASGEMKDLFDWKRVEKEVRVVTPEFRIWKDGGLKTVVIYAKMCRGEMVRYIIKERVDSPEGLRGFSWEGFAFDEKRSTDDHLLFTPG comes from the coding sequence ATGCTCACTTTTATCTCTTGTGCCAAAACCATGGCATCGCGTTGCTCTTTGGATGTACCCGAAATGACGGTTCCGCATTTTGAGGCGGAAGCTGTGCGGAATGTGTTGGAAATGTCGCAGATGCCTGTTGCGGAACTGGAAAAAATCTTGAGGGTGAACGCAAAGATTGCAGCGGAAAACAGACTGCGTTTTCATGACTTCTGCTCGGAAGACAATCGTCCCATGCCGGCAATCGGCGCGTATACGGGGGCTGTCTTCAAACGTATTTTGCCGAAAGATTTTACTGCCGATGATTTTCGTTATGCGCAGGAACATCTCCGTATAACTTCTTTTCTTTATGGTTTGCTTCGTCCGTTGGACGGTATCAAGCCTTATCGTCTGGAGGGTGATGTGTGTCTGCCCGAAAAAGGGGGAGTGTCCATGTTCGATTATTGGAAACCGCTGTTGACAGACTGTTTCATTGCGGAAATCAAGCGTCAGGGAGGTGTGCTGGTGAATCTGGCAAGTGGCGAGATGAAAGATTTGTTTGATTGGAAACGGGTGGAAAAGGAAGTGCGGGTTGTCACTCCTGAGTTCCGGATTTGGAAAGATGGTGGGCTGAAGACCGTTGTCATTTATGCAAAGATGTGCCGGGGAGAAATGGTGCGCTATATAATTAAAGAGCGTGTGGATTCTCCCGAAGGTTTGAGGGGCTTTTCATGGGAAGGCTTTGCTTTCGATGAAAAACGCAGTACGGACGATCATTTGCTGTTTACGCCGGGATAA
- the recJ gene encoding single-stranded-DNA-specific exonuclease RecJ, whose amino-acid sequence MTHKWNYLPITSEQTEASQRLAQELGISPILGELLVERGITTAAAAKKFFRPQLPDLYDPFLMKDMDVAVERLNKAMGKKERILVYGDYDVDGTTAVALVYKFIQQFYSNIDYYIPDRYNEGYGVSTKGVDYATETGVGLIIVLDCGIKAVDEIAYAKEKGIDFIICDHHVPDEVLPPAVAILNAKREDNTYPYEHLSGCGVGFKFMQAFAISNGIEFHHLIPLLDLVAVSIASDIVPIMGENRILAYHGLKQLNSNPSVGLKAIIDVCGLAEKEITVSDIVFKIGPRINASGRIQNGKEAVDLLTEKDFLLALEKAGQINQYNETRKDLDKTMTEEANQIVAGLEGLADRRSIVLYNEDWHKGVIGIVASRLTEVYYRPAVVLTRTDDMATGSARSVSGFDVYKAIEYCRDLLENFGGHTYAAGLSMKVENVPAFTQRFEEFVSRHILPEQTSAVIDINAEIDFRDITPKFCNDLKKFNPFGPDNTKPVFCTHNVYDYGTSKVVGRDQEHIKLELVDNKSNNVMNGIAFGQSSHVRYIKTKRSFDICYTIEENTHKRGEVQLQIEDIKPN is encoded by the coding sequence ATGACTCACAAATGGAATTATTTACCCATTACATCCGAACAGACAGAAGCAAGCCAACGACTGGCCCAAGAATTAGGGATTAGCCCGATACTTGGGGAATTGCTGGTGGAACGGGGAATAACGACAGCTGCTGCTGCCAAGAAGTTTTTCCGCCCGCAACTACCGGATTTGTACGACCCGTTCCTCATGAAGGATATGGACGTGGCCGTAGAACGCCTGAACAAGGCAATGGGAAAGAAAGAGCGTATTCTGGTTTATGGAGATTACGATGTGGACGGAACTACTGCCGTAGCGCTGGTCTACAAGTTCATTCAACAGTTCTATTCTAATATAGACTATTACATACCCGACCGCTACAATGAAGGGTATGGAGTTTCGACCAAAGGCGTGGACTATGCCACCGAAACCGGTGTAGGCCTGATTATAGTGCTGGACTGCGGCATCAAAGCCGTAGACGAAATAGCATACGCCAAAGAAAAAGGCATTGATTTCATCATCTGCGACCACCACGTGCCCGATGAAGTTCTCCCTCCCGCCGTAGCCATACTGAACGCCAAGCGCGAAGACAACACCTATCCCTACGAGCACCTCTCAGGTTGCGGAGTAGGTTTTAAATTCATGCAGGCATTCGCCATCAGCAACGGCATCGAGTTTCATCATCTGATACCTTTATTAGACCTGGTTGCAGTCAGCATAGCCTCGGACATTGTACCGATTATGGGAGAGAACCGCATCCTTGCCTATCATGGCTTGAAGCAACTCAACAGCAATCCGAGCGTGGGGTTGAAAGCCATTATCGACGTATGCGGGCTGGCGGAAAAAGAGATTACCGTCAGCGACATCGTATTCAAGATAGGTCCGCGAATCAACGCTTCGGGACGCATCCAAAACGGCAAGGAAGCAGTAGACCTGCTGACGGAGAAAGACTTCTTGCTTGCTTTGGAAAAGGCAGGACAAATCAACCAGTATAACGAAACCCGCAAAGATCTCGACAAAACCATGACCGAAGAGGCCAACCAGATTGTTGCCGGACTGGAAGGGCTTGCCGACCGCCGTTCCATCGTCCTGTACAACGAAGACTGGCACAAAGGAGTCATCGGTATCGTCGCTTCCCGTCTTACGGAGGTATATTACCGTCCCGCCGTAGTGCTGACGCGCACCGACGACATGGCAACCGGTTCGGCACGCTCTGTCTCCGGGTTCGATGTGTACAAAGCCATTGAATACTGCCGGGATTTACTGGAAAACTTCGGCGGTCACACCTATGCAGCCGGATTGTCCATGAAAGTGGAAAATGTTCCCGCTTTCACCCAACGTTTTGAAGAGTTCGTGTCCCGGCACATCCTGCCGGAGCAGACCAGCGCCGTAATCGACATCAATGCCGAGATTGATTTCCGGGACATCACCCCGAAATTCTGTAACGACCTGAAGAAGTTCAACCCGTTCGGCCCCGACAATACCAAACCTGTGTTCTGCACCCATAATGTCTACGACTACGGAACCAGCAAAGTGGTGGGACGCGACCAGGAGCACATCAAACTGGAATTGGTGGATAACAAATCGAACAACGTCATGAACGGCATTGCCTTCGGGCAAAGCTCCCACGTCCGCTACATCAAGACCAAGCGTTCGTTCGACATTTGCTATACCATTGAAGAAAACACCCACAAACGTGGAGAAGTGCAGTTGCAGATTGAAGATATAAAACCTAACTAA
- a CDS encoding ATP-dependent DNA helicase RecQ has product MPAQSDNSQLSTLNAQLLKQYWGYDSFRGIQEEIINSISENKDTLGLMPTGGGKSITFQVPALAKDGLCLVITPLIALMKDQVQNLRKRGIKALSIYSGMSRQDIITTLENCIFGNYKFLYISPERLDTEIFRTKLRKMKVSMITVDESHCISQWGYDFRPAYLKIAEIRELLPDVPVLALTATATPEVVKDIQARLHFRRENVFRMSFERSNLAYIVRKTDNKTGELLHILRSMPGSAIVYVRNRRRTKEITELLNNEDITADFYHAGLDDATKDIRQHRWQSGGSRVMVATNAFGMGIDKPDVRIVIHMDLPDSIEAYFQEAGRAGRDGQKAYAVILYAKADKTTLHKRIPDTFPEKEYIKDVYEHLQYYYQMAMGDGLDCVREFNIEDFCRKFKYFPVPVDSALKILTQAGYLEYTGEQDNTSRLLFTIQRDELYRLREMGDDMDKLIQTVLRSYTGVFTDYTYINEDSLAIRTGLTRRQIYEQLVHLAKLRIVSYIPRKKTPYIIYTRERIEAQLIHISPEIYEERKARYETRINAMLEYVTNDTLCRSRMLLDYFGEKNEHNCGLCDTCIGLRKQTATCQPDREELYEKIHEILSGAPQTPAGLLEQLPIEKELLTEALHRLLDEGKIIVVDGILQIKK; this is encoded by the coding sequence ATGCCCGCTCAATCCGACAACTCCCAGCTTTCAACACTCAACGCCCAACTCTTGAAGCAGTACTGGGGATATGACAGCTTCCGGGGCATCCAAGAGGAGATCATCAACAGCATCAGCGAGAACAAAGACACATTGGGACTGATGCCTACCGGCGGCGGAAAGTCCATAACCTTTCAGGTTCCGGCACTTGCCAAAGACGGTCTGTGCCTCGTCATCACCCCCCTGATAGCCCTAATGAAAGACCAGGTCCAGAATCTGAGAAAGCGGGGAATCAAAGCACTCTCCATCTATTCCGGCATGAGCCGGCAAGACATCATCACCACCCTGGAGAACTGCATCTTCGGCAACTACAAATTCCTCTACATCTCCCCCGAACGGTTGGATACGGAGATCTTCCGCACCAAACTCCGGAAGATGAAGGTCAGCATGATTACGGTAGACGAAAGCCACTGCATCTCACAATGGGGATATGACTTTCGTCCCGCCTACCTGAAAATCGCAGAAATACGTGAATTGCTGCCGGACGTCCCCGTTCTGGCCCTGACCGCCACCGCCACCCCGGAAGTAGTGAAAGACATCCAGGCCCGCCTGCATTTCCGCCGGGAGAACGTTTTCCGCATGAGCTTTGAACGGAGCAACCTTGCCTACATTGTCCGCAAGACCGACAACAAGACCGGCGAACTGCTACACATCCTGCGCAGCATGCCCGGCAGTGCCATCGTGTACGTGCGCAACCGACGACGTACCAAAGAAATCACCGAACTGCTGAACAACGAAGACATAACAGCCGACTTCTACCATGCCGGACTGGACGATGCCACCAAAGACATCCGCCAGCACCGCTGGCAATCCGGCGGGAGCCGCGTCATGGTGGCCACCAACGCTTTCGGCATGGGAATAGACAAGCCGGACGTGCGCATCGTCATCCACATGGACTTGCCCGATTCCATAGAAGCCTACTTTCAGGAAGCCGGGAGGGCAGGGCGCGACGGACAAAAAGCCTATGCCGTCATTTTATATGCCAAGGCAGACAAGACCACGCTGCACAAGCGCATACCGGATACATTTCCTGAAAAAGAATATATCAAAGACGTGTACGAGCACCTTCAATACTACTACCAAATGGCAATGGGAGACGGCTTGGACTGCGTACGCGAATTCAACATCGAAGACTTCTGCCGCAAATTCAAGTATTTTCCCGTCCCGGTGGACAGCGCACTGAAAATCCTGACGCAAGCAGGATACCTGGAATATACCGGCGAACAGGACAACACCTCGCGCCTCCTCTTCACCATACAACGGGACGAACTTTACAGGCTGCGCGAAATGGGTGATGACATGGACAAGCTCATCCAAACCGTCCTCCGTTCCTACACAGGCGTATTCACAGACTACACCTACATCAACGAAGATTCACTTGCCATACGCACAGGGCTCACCCGCCGGCAAATCTACGAACAGCTGGTTCACCTCGCCAAACTGCGCATCGTGAGCTACATTCCCCGCAAAAAGACACCTTATATAATATACACGCGCGAACGGATAGAAGCACAACTCATCCACATCTCCCCGGAAATCTATGAAGAACGGAAAGCCCGTTATGAAACACGCATCAACGCCATGCTGGAGTATGTGACCAACGACACCCTATGCCGCAGCCGCATGCTGCTGGACTACTTCGGAGAGAAAAACGAACACAACTGCGGGCTATGCGACACCTGCATCGGTTTACGTAAACAAACGGCAACCTGCCAACCGGACAGAGAAGAACTTTATGAAAAGATCCATGAGATACTGTCCGGCGCCCCGCAAACTCCCGCCGGACTGCTCGAACAGCTTCCGATAGAAAAAGAGCTTTTGACCGAAGCATTACACCGGCTCTTGGATGAAGGGAAAATTATTGTCGTCGACGGAATACTGCAAATCAAAAAATAA
- a CDS encoding tetratricopeptide repeat protein: MGFFKSFFSGKPANPEEEKQKNNQKNFEIFKYDGMRAQRMGRADYAIKCFTEALALQEDFETMGYLAQVYIQSNELDEAHQLLERMIRIEPEHTSTLLTLANVCYMQEDYTAMAEAAQKAIAIEEGNAMAHYLLGKAGNGQNNGIMCIAHLTKAIVLKDDFTEARLLRAEALTKMHQYKEAMEDIDAILAQDPDDESAILLRGKIKEATGTEGEAEADYLHITELNPFNEQAFLYLGQLYISQKKLTEAIELFDEAIELNPNFAQAYHERGRAKLLNGDKEGSVADMKRGLELNPKDIQEFNGQYANQPGNNTTNILGL; this comes from the coding sequence ATGGGATTCTTTAAATCTTTTTTCTCCGGCAAACCGGCAAACCCGGAAGAGGAAAAACAAAAAAATAATCAGAAAAACTTCGAGATATTCAAGTACGACGGTATGCGCGCCCAACGCATGGGACGCGCCGACTATGCCATAAAGTGCTTCACCGAAGCCCTGGCGCTGCAAGAGGACTTTGAGACAATGGGGTATCTCGCACAGGTGTATATCCAGTCCAACGAGCTGGACGAAGCGCACCAACTGCTGGAGCGCATGATCCGGATAGAACCGGAACACACCTCCACCCTACTGACCCTTGCCAATGTCTGCTACATGCAAGAAGACTACACTGCCATGGCAGAAGCCGCCCAAAAAGCCATTGCCATTGAAGAAGGCAACGCCATGGCGCACTATCTGCTGGGCAAAGCCGGCAACGGGCAAAACAACGGCATCATGTGCATCGCCCATCTCACAAAAGCCATCGTGCTGAAAGACGACTTTACCGAAGCCCGTCTTCTGCGTGCCGAAGCCCTGACGAAGATGCACCAATACAAAGAAGCGATGGAAGACATCGACGCCATACTCGCCCAAGACCCGGACGACGAAAGCGCCATACTGCTCCGCGGAAAAATAAAAGAAGCAACCGGCACCGAGGGCGAAGCGGAAGCCGACTATCTCCATATCACAGAGCTGAACCCCTTCAACGAACAGGCGTTCCTCTATCTGGGGCAACTGTACATCAGCCAGAAAAAGCTGACCGAAGCCATCGAACTGTTTGACGAAGCCATCGAACTGAACCCCAACTTTGCCCAAGCCTACCATGAGCGCGGCCGGGCCAAGCTGCTGAACGGTGACAAAGAAGGTTCTGTGGCAGACATGAAACGCGGGCTGGAGCTGAATCCCAAAGACATACAAGAATTCAACGGACAATATGCCAACCAACCCGGCAATAATACGACAAATATATTAGGGTTATAG
- a CDS encoding prephenate dehydratase, which produces MKKVAIQGTLGSYHDIAAHKYFEGEEIQLICCANFEDVFAAVKKDSQTIGMLAIENTIAGSLLHNNELLRQSGAQIVGEYKLRISHSFVCLPEEDWDDITEVNSHPIALMQCREFLGQHPHIKVVEGEDTALSAEIIKKENLRGHAAICSKAAAERYGMKVLQEGIETNKHNFTRFLVVADPWQVDELNRHRNKEVNKASMVFTLPHTEGSLSQVLSILSFYRINLTKIQSLPIIGREWEYQFYVDVVFDNVLKYKQSIVAITPLTKELKILGEYEDGKSNI; this is translated from the coding sequence ATGAAAAAGGTAGCCATTCAAGGAACATTAGGTTCGTATCACGACATTGCCGCACACAAGTACTTCGAAGGAGAGGAAATACAGCTGATCTGCTGCGCCAACTTCGAAGATGTGTTTGCCGCTGTCAAGAAAGACAGCCAGACCATAGGTATGCTGGCAATCGAAAATACGATTGCAGGCAGCTTGCTGCACAACAACGAACTGCTCCGCCAAAGCGGTGCACAGATTGTGGGCGAATACAAGTTGCGCATCTCCCACAGCTTCGTTTGCCTGCCCGAAGAAGACTGGGACGACATTACGGAAGTGAACTCCCACCCCATCGCCCTGATGCAATGCCGCGAGTTCCTCGGACAGCATCCCCACATCAAAGTGGTGGAAGGCGAAGACACCGCCCTCAGTGCGGAGATCATCAAAAAAGAGAACCTGAGAGGACATGCCGCCATCTGCTCCAAAGCCGCTGCCGAACGCTATGGCATGAAAGTGTTGCAGGAAGGCATCGAAACAAACAAGCACAACTTCACCCGCTTTCTGGTTGTGGCCGATCCCTGGCAAGTGGACGAGTTGAACCGCCACCGCAACAAAGAGGTCAACAAGGCAAGCATGGTATTCACACTTCCGCATACGGAAGGAAGCCTCTCGCAGGTATTGTCCATTCTGTCTTTCTACCGCATCAACCTGACAAAGATACAATCACTTCCCATCATCGGACGCGAATGGGAATACCAATTCTACGTAGACGTAGTTTTCGACAATGTACTGAAGTATAAACAGTCCATCGTGGCTATCACCCCACTGACCAAAGAACTTAAAATATTAGGAGAATATGAAGATGGAAAATCAAATATCTAA
- a CDS encoding pyridoxal phosphate-dependent aminotransferase — protein sequence MKMENQISKIKPADRLASVSEYYFSKKLKEVARMNAEGKDVISLGIGSPDMPPSENTIQTLCDAARNPDGHGYQPYVGIPELRRSFAGWYRKWYGVELDSNTEIQPLIGSKEGILHVTLAFVNPGEQVLVPNPGYPTYTSLSKILGAEVINYNLKEENGWMPDFDELEKMDMSRVKLMWTNYPNMPTGANATPELYRKLVDFARRKDIVIVNDNPYSFILNEHPLSILSVPGAKECCIEFNSMSKSHNMPGWRIGMLASNADFVQWILKVKSNIDSGMFRAMQLAAATALEAGEEWYEGNNRNYRGRRRLAGEIMHELGCTYDENQVGMFLWGKIPDSYADVEELTERVLHEARVFITPGFIFGSNGRRYIRISLCCKDGKLAEALKRIKEMK from the coding sequence ATGAAGATGGAAAATCAAATATCTAAAATAAAGCCCGCCGACCGGCTGGCAAGCGTAAGCGAATACTACTTCTCCAAGAAACTGAAAGAAGTGGCCCGGATGAACGCCGAAGGCAAGGATGTCATCAGCCTGGGCATCGGCAGCCCCGACATGCCGCCTTCGGAGAATACGATACAGACACTTTGCGATGCGGCACGCAACCCCGACGGGCATGGCTACCAGCCCTATGTAGGCATTCCCGAACTGCGCCGCAGCTTTGCCGGCTGGTACAGAAAATGGTACGGCGTGGAGCTGGACTCCAATACGGAGATACAGCCGCTCATCGGTTCCAAAGAAGGTATCCTGCACGTCACACTGGCTTTCGTCAACCCCGGCGAGCAGGTGCTGGTTCCCAACCCCGGCTATCCCACCTATACGTCATTGAGCAAAATATTGGGGGCCGAAGTCATCAACTACAACCTGAAAGAAGAAAACGGCTGGATGCCCGACTTCGACGAACTGGAGAAGATGGATATGAGCCGCGTCAAACTGATGTGGACCAACTATCCCAACATGCCCACAGGAGCAAACGCAACGCCGGAACTTTACCGGAAACTGGTGGACTTTGCACGCCGCAAGGACATTGTCATCGTCAACGACAACCCGTACAGCTTCATCCTGAACGAACACCCCCTCAGCATCCTCAGTGTGCCGGGCGCAAAGGAATGCTGCATCGAGTTCAACTCCATGAGCAAAAGCCACAATATGCCGGGCTGGCGCATCGGCATGCTCGCCTCCAATGCCGACTTCGTCCAATGGATACTGAAAGTGAAGAGCAACATAGACAGCGGCATGTTCCGCGCCATGCAACTGGCCGCCGCCACTGCCCTCGAAGCCGGTGAAGAATGGTACGAAGGCAACAACAGGAACTATCGCGGACGCCGCCGGCTGGCAGGCGAGATTATGCACGAGCTGGGATGCACCTACGACGAAAACCAAGTGGGCATGTTCCTTTGGGGAAAGATTCCCGACAGCTACGCCGATGTAGAGGAACTGACCGAACGCGTATTGCATGAAGCCCGCGTGTTCATCACTCCGGGATTCATCTTCGGCAGCAATGGCAGGAGATACATCCGCATCTCGCTTTGCTGCAAGGACGGCAAGCTGGCAGAAGCGTTGAAGCGCATCAAGGAGATGAAGTAA
- a CDS encoding bifunctional 3-deoxy-7-phosphoheptulonate synthase/chorismate mutase type II has protein sequence MELQLESILLPGIEEKRPLVIAGPCSAETEEQVMDTAKQLSAKGMKIFRAGIWKPRTKPGGFEGIGVEGLSWLKEVKKETGMYVSTEVATAKHVYECLKAGIDILWVGARTTANPFAVQEIADALKGVDIPVLVKNPVNPDLELWIGALERINNAGLKRLGAIHRGFSSYDKKLYRNLPQWHIPIELRRRIPNLPIICDPSHIGGKRELVAPLCQQAMDLGFNGLIVESHCNPDCAWSDAAQQVTPDVLDYILNLLVIRKDTQSTENLSELRKQIDECDNNLIQELAKRMRVAREIGTYKKEHDMTILQTGRYNEILEKRGSQGALCGMDPEFIKKVFEAIHEESVRQQMEIINK, from the coding sequence ATGGAACTTCAATTAGAATCTATTTTATTGCCGGGCATCGAGGAGAAACGTCCCTTAGTCATTGCCGGCCCATGCAGTGCCGAGACAGAAGAACAAGTAATGGACACAGCCAAGCAATTGTCTGCTAAAGGAATGAAGATATTCCGCGCAGGAATCTGGAAACCCCGCACCAAACCGGGCGGCTTCGAAGGCATCGGCGTAGAAGGCTTGTCCTGGCTCAAAGAAGTGAAAAAGGAAACAGGCATGTACGTATCCACCGAAGTGGCCACTGCCAAACACGTATATGAATGTCTGAAAGCCGGAATAGACATACTCTGGGTGGGTGCCCGCACCACCGCCAATCCCTTTGCCGTACAGGAAATAGCCGATGCCCTGAAAGGCGTGGACATTCCGGTATTGGTGAAGAACCCTGTAAATCCCGACCTGGAACTGTGGATCGGCGCTTTGGAACGTATCAACAACGCCGGACTGAAGCGTCTGGGAGCCATTCACCGCGGCTTCAGCAGCTACGACAAAAAGCTCTACCGCAACCTGCCCCAATGGCACATCCCCATTGAATTGCGCCGCCGCATCCCCAACCTGCCCATCATCTGCGACCCAAGCCACATCGGCGGAAAGCGCGAACTGGTTGCACCCCTCTGCCAGCAGGCAATGGACTTAGGATTCAACGGGCTGATTGTGGAGAGCCACTGCAATCCGGACTGCGCATGGAGCGATGCCGCCCAGCAAGTCACACCGGATGTGCTGGATTACATCCTCAACCTGCTCGTGATACGCAAGGACACGCAAAGCACCGAAAACCTCAGCGAATTGCGCAAGCAGATTGACGAATGCGACAACAACCTCATTCAGGAATTAGCCAAGAGGATGCGTGTGGCACGCGAAATCGGCACATACAAGAAAGAACACGATATGACGATTCTGCAAACAGGACGCTACAACGAAATCCTCGAAAAACGCGGTTCGCAAGGCGCACTCTGCGGCATGGATCCGGAGTTCATCAAGAAAGTTTTCGAGGCAATACACGAAGAGAGTGTGAGACAACAAATGGAGATAATCAACAAATGA
- a CDS encoding prephenate dehydrogenase, whose translation MRILILGAGKMGSFFTDTLSFQHETAVFDVNPHQLRFVYNTYRFTTLEEIKEFEPELVINAVTVKYTLEAFRQVLPVLPKDCIISDIASVKTSLKKFYEESGFRYVSTHPMFGPTFASLSNLNTENAIIISEGDHLGKIFFKDLYQTMKLNIFEYTFDEHDETVAYSLSIPFVSTFVFAAVMKHQEAPGTTFKKHMAIAKGLLSEDDYLLQEILFNPRTPGQVENIRLELKRLLEIITNKDAEGMKKYLTKIREKIK comes from the coding sequence ATGCGAATATTAATACTCGGAGCCGGCAAAATGGGCTCTTTCTTTACGGATACTTTAAGTTTTCAACACGAGACGGCAGTGTTTGACGTCAACCCGCACCAGTTGCGTTTTGTCTACAACACCTACCGTTTCACCACGCTGGAGGAAATCAAGGAATTTGAACCGGAGCTGGTAATCAATGCCGTTACGGTGAAATACACCCTTGAGGCCTTCCGCCAGGTGTTGCCTGTGCTACCCAAAGACTGCATCATCAGCGACATCGCTTCGGTAAAGACAAGCTTGAAGAAGTTCTATGAAGAAAGCGGTTTCCGTTATGTCTCGACACATCCCATGTTCGGACCCACATTTGCCAGCCTGAGCAATCTGAATACGGAAAATGCCATTATCATCAGCGAAGGAGACCATCTGGGAAAAATCTTCTTTAAGGATCTATACCAGACCATGAAACTCAATATCTTTGAGTACACCTTCGACGAACACGATGAGACGGTGGCATACTCCCTGTCCATTCCTTTCGTTTCGACCTTTGTGTTTGCAGCAGTCATGAAACATCAGGAAGCTCCGGGAACAACCTTCAAAAAGCACATGGCCATCGCCAAAGGTCTGCTGAGCGAGGACGACTACCTGCTTCAGGAAATCCTGTTCAATCCCCGCACCCCCGGACAGGTGGAGAACATCCGCCTGGAACTGAAACGGCTGTTGGAGATTATCACCAATAAGGATGCCGAAGGGATGAAGAAATACCTGACGAAAATCAGGGAAAAGATTAAATAA